The window ATTAAGAGTGGCGGCTGATTGAGCCGAGGCTGCAACACCGCCAGGCATGATGTTGGTCCGTCCCGTGGCTCTAACCTCGGCTGCTTGTATGGCAGCTGCGTCACTCCATTCAACGGGCTTATTACCTGCTGTGAGAACCGCTGCCTCTAGAGCCTCTCCAATCGTTATGGTTCCTTCCGATGCTGGAGCCacctttttcttgtttacttctCCCTCCACCTACAAATGTAATGTTCTAATTAcgtgaattatttttttttttttttgaataaaatgtaaaatttattcgaaaaaaacaTTGTTACATCAAGTGCAGCGTTTGTTAAAGTAAATGAATTACATATCacatattaataattagttGCTTAGTGAATAGGGTATTTTGAGGCAAGCCATGTCACCAGACGCAGTCCCGAAATCGTCCCGAATTACgtgaattatttattatatataattagaacatggtttcaaaaaatatatatgatttgaaaaGTGGACCTTTTCACCGGAGGCCTCGGCGACAACACATTTCTTTTTGTCCTCGGCTGCATTAATACCTCCAACCGCCGCCGGAACCTTTTCAGCCTCTCCTTTTCCGTCAGCGCAATCTATAAGTTTCTCTAGTTGTTCTTggctcatcttttattctcaaACCGGTTTCTTTTTTGTAGGcgatatttatatttgtaatgTTCAGAATTTATAATAGTTTTGCATGAGCCATTCAATTCCGTGACTTATCTTACATAACAAGAAGAAAGGTGCTCCTCAACTTTCTCTGATTTTGCCGTCTTAATTTAGCCATTAAAGAATCAAACATATCTataattcggttcggttaaaacttaaaacaaaacaaaacaaaaatcaaaccgaCAATTAAACCAGAACGATCCGGTTTAGCTTACTAGATCACTCTCGGTTAGGGTTTCGAAGTTTCAGTCTCTctcacttccttcttctttcctcaTTCACAAAATCGTGAAAAGAGAAACTTCGCCTACTCGCCGCAACGTCGCCGGAACCAACTTACTTTTGCTCACCGTCTCCCCGGAGTTTCGACAATCTCAGGTTTTCTCTTGTCTCCATGATTCAAAATTTtgcgatttagggttttcaatttaatcagtgttttttttttttgtgattcagTCTTGTGATTGGTTTCGTTCTTACCTCAAGTGTTTAATTGAtcaacagagagaagaagaagaagaagaagaagaagaagaaggaaatagaATGAATCAGAACGCTAATGTACCGGTAGAAGTGATTGGTGATGAGGAGGTGGCCATGCTGCACGAAGGAATCGGTTTGATACTTTCGCGGTGGACTGCTATGAGAGCTGCCGTCGAAAACGGTTGGGGCGGCAAAAATTCTCAGGCGAAAGCTGAGAACACCATCTCCCAAATTTTCGATCATTTCACCCTATCAAaaggttggtttcttctttgattttttttttttttttaatctatcaaGAACGAACTTGTTCTCTCTGAATTCTGAAATACGATTACTAGTTCTGCAATGGTTGCTTGGTTTGTAGATCCAATGGACTATGACCGGTTAGTTGATATTCTAGAGAATGGTCTTAATGAGCTTAATACTGAGGCTGATGATGGAAGCCCCGAAGAGGTATATATGTATACTACTTAAAGCTATTGAAATGTCTTGAGtcgtttcttgtttttgggGCTGCTGAGAGTGTTTTACTTGCTATGTAATTGAAAGGTGACAGAGTCACTACTGGATTTGTACCAAGAATGCTGTGTCGGTAACTTCCAAATGGTTGAGAAACTAAGGGCTACTAAAGTTAAGGCGAAAGCAAGTGTTGTCAAGGTTGGTTCTTTCTAGTTTCATTTTACTTCTCGTAATGCTGTCTTGTTGCTTTCACATTCCTGAGGCTGAGTCACAAATAGTAAAGCTCATGTCAAAGCAGGATATTGTCTGTAGTAATATTTAGATTAGCTTCTACATATATCCAGTACCCTTCTTGGTATTTCAAAGTTTTACTACATTTGTTTGGTTCCTCGTACACATCTAGCTGGGATTATTTCAGAGTTCCGAGagttaatattaagattcttATACCAATTCTTGTATTGTAGGTTGCAAATGGtaatgatgaggatgatgaggaaagcgatgatgatgaggatacaAGCATGAATGATGATCAAACCACAGACATGATGGTGGATGCATCTGAAAACAGCTCAAACCGTAAACCAGAAGCCATGCCCGTTGATGAACCAGTAGCCGATGATGGCTGGACCGTAGTTCCATCTAGAAAAAACAAGGGAAAGAAGAATTAACCGGTCTAGGGTTCCCAAGGTGTTGTGTAATTTGAACAGTTTTGGTTGtttaatttatacaatatatagATAGCACTCTATAAATTGTCACTTTCTAAACAAATTCcgaagattttgttaatggTTTTTGCACTAGGAAATTCTCCNGGTTTCTTTTTTGTAGGcgatatttatatttgtaatgTTCAGAATTTATAATAGTTTTGCATGAGCCATTCAATTCCGTGACTTATCTTACATAACAAGAAGAAAGGTGCTCCTCAACTTTCTCTGATTTTGCCGTCTTAATTTAGCCATTAAAGAATCAAACATATCTataattcggttcggttaaaacttaaaacaaaacaaaacaaaaatcaaaccgaCAATTAAACCAGAACGATCCGGTTTAGCTTACTAGATCACTCTCGGTTAGGGTTTCGAAGTTTCAGTCTCTctcacttccttcttctttcctcaTTCACAAAATCGTGAAAAGAGAAACTTCGCCTACTCGCCGCAACGTCGCCGGAACCAACTTACTTTTGCTCACCGTCTCCCCGGAGTTTCGACAATCTCAGGTTTTCTCTTGTCTCCATGATTCAAAATTTtgcgatttagggttttcaatttaatcagtgttttttttttttgtgattcagTCTTGTGATTGGTTTCGTTCTTACCTCAAGTGTTTAATTGAtcaacagagagaagaagaagaagaagaagaagaagaagaaggaaatagaATGAATCAGAACGCTAATGTACCGGTAGAAGTGATTGGTGATGAGGAGGTGGCCATGCTGCACGAAGGAATCGGTTTGATACTTTCGCGGTGGACTGCTATGAGAGCTGCCGTCGAAAACGGTTGGGGCGGCAAAAATTCTCAGGCGAAAGCTGAGAACACCATCTCCCAAATTTTCGATCATTTCACCCTATCAAaaggttggtttcttctttgatttttttttttttttaatctatcaaGAACGAACTTGTTCTCTCTGAATTCTGAAATACGATTACTAGTTCTGCAATGGTTGCTTGGTTTGTAGATCCAATGGACTATGACCGGTTAGTTGATATTCTAGAGAATGGTCTTAATGAGCTTAATACTGAGGCTGATGATGGAAGCCCCGAAGAGGTATATATGTATACTACTTAAAGCTATTGAAATGTCTTGAGtcgtttcttgtttttgggGCTGCTGAGAGTGTTTTACTTGCTATGTAATTGAAAGGTGACAGAGTCACTACTGGATTTGTACCAAGAATGCTGTGTCGGTAACTTCCAAATGGTTGAGAAACTAAGGGCTACTAAAGTTAAGGCGAAAGCAAGTGTTGTCAAGGTTGGTTCTTTCTAGTTTCATTTTACTTCTCGTAATGCTGTCTTGTTGCTTTCACATTCCTGAGGCTGAGTCACAAATAGTAAAGCTCATGTCAAAGCAGGATATTGTCTGTAGTAATATTTAGATTAGCTTCTACATATATCCAGTACCCTTCTTGGTATTTCAAAGTTTTACTACATTTGTTTGGTTCCTCGTACACATCTAGCTGGGATTATTTCAGAGTTCCGAGagttaatattaagattcttATACCAATTCTTGTATTGTAGGTTGCAAATGGtaatgatgaggatgatgaggaaagcgatgatgatgaggatacaAGCATGAATGATGATCAAACCACAGACATGATGGTGGATGCATCTGAAAACAGCTCAAACCGTAAACCAGAAGCCATGCCCGTTGATGAACCAGTAGCCGATGATGGCTGGACCGTAGTTCCATCTAGAAAAAACAAGGGAAAGAAGAATTAACCGGTCTAGGGTTCCCAAGGTGTTGTGTAATTTGAACAGTTTTGGTTGtttaatttatacaatatatagATAGCACTCTATAAATTGTCACTTTCTAAACAAATTCcgaagattttgttaatggTTTTTGCACTAGGAAATTCTCCATTCTTATGCAATGAATGCATCATCagatttctctctgtttcataaCTCGTTTTAAATAATCGTTATTGTAATGAAAGTTAGCAAAAGATCGAAAGAATGGTATTCAGACTGCATTGAAATTAGTTTGGCA is drawn from Camelina sativa cultivar DH55 chromosome 8, Cs, whole genome shotgun sequence and contains these coding sequences:
- the LOC104707084 gene encoding late embryogenesis abundant protein 47-like — translated: MSQEQLEKLIDCADGKGEAEKVPAAVGGINAAEDKKKCVVAEASGEKVEGEVNKKKVAPASEGTITIGEALEAAVLTAGNKPVEWSDAAAIQAAEVRATGRTNIMPGGVAASAQSAATLNSRVTSEDEKTTLADVLTGASSKLPSDKAATRKDAEGVTGAEMRNDPHLTTYPTGVAASVAAAARINQAK
- the LOC104707085 gene encoding pre-rRNA-processing protein TSR2 homolog, with amino-acid sequence MNQNANVPVEVIGDEEVAMLHEGIGLILSRWTAMRAAVENGWGGKNSQAKAENTISQIFDHFTLSKDPMDYDRLVDILENGLNELNTEADDGSPEEVTESLLDLYQECCVGNFQMVEKLRATKVKAKASVVKVANGNDEDDEESDDDEDTSMNDDQTTDMMVDASENSSNRKPEAMPVDEPVADDGWTVVPSRKNKGKKN